The Euphorbia lathyris chromosome 8, ddEupLath1.1, whole genome shotgun sequence genome has a window encoding:
- the LOC136203781 gene encoding uncharacterized protein: MAETGSVDVILDFLRRNRFARAEAALRSELTNRPDLNGFLNKLTFEEKETGKVLAFEEENGRKPGNDSQGLGSRNSSEISNELIVKEIECGTGINGSESSWKNKSLVGEWSGKPNEPIVAIDSEDTVLDLYSCNPYQSDGGIVNLSSRAIAKSGEEIVFSGEQKSLWLGNTSTSNAKAEPKYERIQTTDKKELEQPFTNSVAFSADNTWSRSEEPTSSTTQWKDCSVKTVFPFAKGVVSTGYDTNAGLDKREGKKKTDMADVRVAIKEQVDEVGRALYYGKSQGSSEQRNLSSLNFSLASDNQKEEFPRLPPVKLKSEDKPLNVSWQEKFERDVSGEKHNSADNAFVIGSYLDVPIGQEIGSSGGKRNAGGSWLSVSQGIAEDASDLVSGFATVGDGLSESIDYPNEYWDSDEYDDDDDVGYMRQPIEDEAWFLAHEIDYPSDNEKGTRHGSVPDQQERGPAKDEDDDQSFAEEDSYFSGEQYFQSKTIEPIAASDDPIGLSLTEMYRRTNDNDLIAQYDGHLMDVEELNLMRAEPVWQGFVTQTNELIVLGDGKAMDDCRRPQLDDICADDDQHGSVRSIGVGINSDAADFGSEVRESLVGGSSEGDIEYFHERDSRIGGSRSSHHESDKKYVDRQNRDKRRTGKQECNEYIPGSDKVSSSQVKDHRDGGFSFPPPLRDGQLVQAESSKPLWSNNSRTIVETDNHMNASVATDNKIADWRQKSSDSSTAKSSRDENNASAVRSAASSPSSFSNYGYAEQEHDKKEDNDRIGSAREEDPGVSLEDEEAAAVQEQVRQIKSQEEEFETFNLKIVHRKNRTGFEEDKNFHVVLNSVLAGRYHVTEYLGSAAFSKAIQAHDLHTGMDVCVKIIKNNKDFFDQSLDEIKLLKYVNKHDPADKYHLLRLYDYFYYREHLLIVCELLKANLYEFHKFNRESGGEVYFTMPRLQSITIQCLEALQFLHGLGLIHCDLKPENILVKSYSRCEVKVIDLGSSCFETDHLCSYVQSRSYRAPEVILGLPYDKKIDVWSLGCILAELCTGNVLFQNDSPATLLARVIGIIGPIDQVMLAKGRDTYKYFTKNHMLYERNQETSRLEYLIPKKTSLRHRLPMGDQGFIDFVGHLLEVNPKKRPSALEALKHPWLSYPYEPISA; encoded by the exons ATGGCGGAGACTGGCTCGGTTGATGTGATTCTCGACTTTCTTCGGAGAAATCGCTTCGCCAGAGCTGAGGCAGCATTGCGTAGTGAGCTTACAAACCGCCCTGATTTGAATGGGTTCCTTAATAAACTTACGTTTGAAGAAAAGGAAACAGGAAAGGTGTTGGCGTTCGAGGAAGAGAATGGGAGGAAGCCAGGCAATGATAGTCAAGGGCTTGGTTCGAGGAATAGCAGCGAAATTTCAAATGAACTTATTGTTAAAGAGATAGAGTGTGGGACGGGGATAAATGGGTCGGAGAGCTCTTGGAAAAATAAGTCTTTAGTTGGAGAATGGAGTGGTAAACCTAATGAACCGATTGTGGCAATTGATTCCGAGGACACTGTGCTTGATTTGTATTCATGCAATCCTTACCAAAGTGATGGTGGTATTGTTAACTTGTCTTCTAGAGCAATTGCGAAATCTGGAGAAGAGATTGTCTTCTCCGGTGAACAGAAAAGTTTGTGGCTTGGAAATACAAGTACTAGTAATGCTAAAGCTGAACCCAAGTATGAAAGAATTCAAACAACTGATAAGAAGGAACTTGAGCAGCCATTTACAAATAGTGTTGCATTTTCTGCAGATAACACGTGGTCTAGGAGTGAGGAACCTACTAGCTCTACAACCCAGTGGAAAGATTGTTCTGTCAAGACTGTTTTTCCTTTTGCCAAGGGGGTTGTCTCAACCGGTTATGATACTAATGCTGGATTGGACAAAAGGGAAGGGAAAAAGAAAACAGATATGGCTGATGTTAGGGTTGCAATCAAAGAGCAGGTAGATGAGGTTGGAAGAGCCTTATACTATGGGAAGTCTCAAGGGAGTTCAGAGCAGAGGAATTTAAGTAGCTTAAATTTTTCTCTTGCATCTGATAATCAGAAGGAGGAGTTTCCAAGGCTTCCACCCGTTAAACTCAAGTCAGAGGACAAGCCTTTGAATGTCAGTTGGCAGGAGAAATTTGAGCGTGATGTGTCTGGTGAGAAGCACAACAGTGCTGATAATGCTTTCGTTATTGGATCATATCTTGATGTCCCTATTGGTCAAGAAATCGGCTCCTCAG GTGGGAAAAGAAATGCGGGAGGCAGCTGGTTATCTGTGAGTCAAGGAATAGCTGAGGATGCATCTGATCTAGTTTCTGGTTTTGCTACTGTTGGTGATGGATTAAGTGAATCTATTGATTATCCAAATGAATATTGGGATTCTGATGagtatgatgatgatgatgatgttgGATATATGAGACAACCGATTGAAGATGAGGCCTGGTTTCTGGCCCATGAAATTGATTACCCAAGTGACAATGAAAAGGGGACACGGCATGGTAGTGTTCCAGACCAACAGGAAAGAGGTCCTGCCAAAGATGAGGATGATGATCAATCTTTTGCTGAGGAGGATTCCTACTTCTCTGGGGAGCAGTATTTTCAATCAAAAACTATCGAACCAATTGCAGCCTCAGATGATCCTATAGGGCTTTCATTGACTGAAATGTATAGGAGGACTAATGACAATGATTTAATAGCTCAGTATGATGGACATTTAATGGATGTAGAAGAACTAAATTTGATGCGTGCAGAACCTGTTTGGCAGGGATTTGTCACCCAAACGAATGAGCTTATAGTGCTAGGTGATGGGAAGGCCATGGATGACTGTAGAAGACCGCAGCTGGATGATATTTGTGCAGATGATGATCAACATGGTTCAGTTAGATCAATTGGTGTGGGTATCAATAGTGATGCAGCAGATTTTGGCAGTGAAGTGCGGGAAAGTTTGGTCGGGGGTAGTAGTGAAGGAGATATAGAGTACTTTCACGAGCGTGACAGTAGGATTGGTGGGTCAAGATCCTCTCACCATGAGTCAGACAAGAAATATGTTGACAGACAAAACAGGGATAAAAGGAGAACTGGTAAACAAGAATGCAATGAATACATTCCTGGATCTGACAAAGTTTCATCTTCGCAAGTGAAAGATCATAGAGATGGGGGATTTTCATTTCCCCCACCGTTGAGAGATGGCCAGCTGGTCCAGGCAGAGTCTAGCAAGCCTTTATGGTCAAACAACAGTAGAACAATTGTTGAAACTGATAACCATATGAATGCTTCAGTGGCAACGGATAACAAGATTGCTGACTGGAGGCAGAAAAGCAGCGATTCTTCTACAGCCAAAAGTTCCAGGGATGAAAACAATGCTAGTGCTGTTAGATCTGCAGCTTCTTCTCCCTCTTCCTTTTCAAATTATGGTTATGCAGAACAAGAGCATGACAAAAAGGAAGATAATGATAGAATAGGTAGTGCGAGGGAAGAGGACCCTGGGGTATCTCTTGAGGATGAAGAGGCAGCCGCTGTGCAAGAGCAAGTCAGGCAAATAAAGTCACAGGAGGAGGAATTTGAAACTTTCAATCTTAAGATTGTGCACAGGAAAAACAG AACTGGCTTTGAGGAGGACAAAAACTTCCATGTTGTTCTAAATTCTGTACTAGCTGGACGCTATCATGTTACCGAGTATCTTGGATCAGCTGCTTTCAGTAAGGCTATCCAAGCCCATGACCTGCATACAGGAATGGACGTATGTGTGAAAATCATAAAAAACAACAAGGACTTCTTCGATCAGAGTCTTGACGAGATAAAGCTTCTAAAGTATGTTAACAAGCATGATCCTGCTGACAAGTACCACCTTCTCAGATTGTATGATTACTTCTATTACCGA GAGCATTTGTTAATTGTTTGTGAACTTCTCAAGGCAAATTTATACGAGTTCCATAAGTTCAATAGAGAATCAGGAGGAGAGGTTTACTTTACAATGCCAAGATTGCAG TCAATTACCATTCAATGTTTGGAAGCACTTCAGTTTTTGCATGGTCTTGGCCTGATACACTGTGATTTAAAGCCTGAGAATATATTAGTGAAAAGCTATAGCAGATGTGAGGTGAAAGTCATTGACCTTGGGAGTAGCTGTTTTGAGACTGATCATCTCTGCTCCTATGTTCAATCGAGATCCTATCGTGCACCAGAGGTTATCTTAGGTCTTCCATATGATAAGAAGATAGATGTTTGGTCACTTGGCTGCATCTTGGCAGAACTATGTACAGGCAAT GTACTCTTCCAAAATGATTCACCAGCAACATTACTGGCACGAGTTATTGGAATTATTGGTCCCATTGATCAAGTTATGCTTGCTAAAGGACGTGATACATACAAGTATTTTACAAAAAATCACATGCTTTATGAAAGGAACCAG GAGACCAGCAGACTAGAATACCTAATACCAAAAAAGACATCATTGAGACATCGATTGCCAATGGGGGATCAAGGTTTCATTGACTTTGTTGGACATTTGCTTGAAGTAAACCCGAAGAAACGGCCTTCTGCATTGGAGGCGCTGAAGCACCCTTGGCTATCATACCCGTATGAACCAATATCAGCCTAA